One window from the genome of Chloroherpetonaceae bacterium encodes:
- a CDS encoding DoxX family protein: MSKLKSLFFSPNDTRFHEESQLILRLLVGLFMAYHGYGKFTSDLSGFAGYLGKIGFPLPELFARLATYAELFGGIFIALGFLFRAATVFLAITMFVAAFIAHGHELLSKGELALVYFVVSVVLFLQGAGKYSLDALIFKQR; this comes from the coding sequence ATGTCAAAACTCAAATCATTGTTTTTTTCACCAAATGATACTCGCTTTCACGAGGAGTCTCAGCTCATTCTTCGCCTTTTGGTTGGTCTATTTATGGCTTACCACGGTTACGGAAAATTTACCTCCGATCTCTCGGGCTTTGCCGGATACCTTGGAAAAATTGGTTTTCCTTTGCCGGAACTCTTCGCACGTCTTGCAACCTACGCCGAGCTTTTTGGTGGAATTTTTATTGCGCTCGGATTTCTCTTTCGCGCAGCGACAGTCTTTTTAGCCATTACAATGTTTGTGGCGGCGTTTATTGCGCACGGACACGAGCTTCTTTCGAAAGGCGAATTAGCGCTCGTTTACTTTGTGGTGTCGGTTGTGCTGTTTCTGCAAGGGGCGGGGAAGTATAGCCTTGATGCATTGATTTTTAAGCAGCGATAG
- a CDS encoding VWA domain-containing protein, whose product MDNKFDRFQTFGSIADEATRRKVVQSIYFQLQKKSESGIGFANADTDNFATAINDILSNPTMKELCSKDPELSEKITQDILDFINKTKKQLNKTENPFENEIELKQEFEHSKRSEFKNKWEKVNPTIKNNYDTKELDVTFYEKEFAKSLDEKIKNYKDKPSFESVKEHFNEKWDELLYKRQTKWELDQIEEQRKKFCEELYKRIEELKKLQEALEPFTKELGRLWDMSKGNWQRVNLDILKQYAELLQRDKSLKELAEMLGKMRQAEKEFEEELFANIQLKPEWKVEHASKSDLIGIHESDDLSSLLPSETALLADETMQSVFFKKFAEKKLQTFEYQAKMLSYREEEFQDKRQKEKEEAKGPFIICVDTSGSMHGTPETVAKTLCFAILKIAIRYNRKCYLISFSTGIETLNLTDLKNSLDKIISFLSMSFHGGTDATPAMREALRMLTTQDYKKADVIMVSDFVMSAFDKTTQDKVKSAKDNKTKFHSLVIGNSQNPATIKDFDSNWFYDLNNPKSLLTLIKNINEL is encoded by the coding sequence ATGGACAATAAATTCGATAGGTTTCAAACATTCGGTTCAATTGCAGATGAAGCTACTAGAAGAAAAGTAGTTCAAAGCATTTATTTTCAGTTGCAAAAGAAATCAGAAAGCGGCATTGGCTTCGCCAATGCTGATACAGATAATTTTGCTACTGCTATTAATGACATTCTCTCTAATCCCACAATGAAAGAATTGTGTTCAAAAGACCCTGAACTTTCTGAAAAGATAACACAAGATATTCTTGACTTTATAAATAAGACCAAGAAACAATTAAATAAAACTGAAAATCCTTTTGAAAATGAAATAGAGCTAAAGCAAGAATTTGAACATAGCAAAAGGTCTGAATTCAAAAATAAATGGGAGAAAGTAAATCCAACGATTAAGAACAACTATGACACAAAGGAGCTCGATGTTACTTTTTATGAAAAGGAGTTTGCCAAAAGTTTGGATGAAAAAATTAAAAACTACAAAGACAAGCCAAGTTTTGAAAGTGTAAAAGAACACTTCAATGAAAAGTGGGACGAATTACTATACAAGAGACAAACAAAATGGGAACTTGACCAGATAGAAGAACAACGGAAAAAATTCTGTGAAGAATTATACAAACGAATTGAAGAACTAAAAAAACTTCAAGAAGCACTTGAGCCATTTACCAAAGAATTAGGACGGCTTTGGGATATGAGTAAAGGAAATTGGCAACGAGTAAATCTTGATATTTTAAAACAGTATGCTGAACTTTTGCAGAGAGATAAATCACTAAAAGAACTTGCTGAAATGCTTGGCAAAATGCGGCAAGCTGAAAAGGAGTTTGAAGAAGAACTTTTTGCAAACATTCAATTGAAACCTGAATGGAAAGTGGAGCACGCCAGCAAATCGGACTTAATCGGTATTCACGAAAGCGATGATTTAAGCAGTTTGCTTCCTTCTGAAACAGCTTTACTTGCTGACGAAACGATGCAATCCGTATTCTTCAAAAAGTTTGCGGAAAAGAAACTGCAAACATTCGAGTATCAAGCAAAAATGCTTTCATACCGAGAAGAAGAATTTCAGGACAAACGACAAAAGGAAAAAGAAGAAGCAAAAGGGCCTTTTATCATTTGTGTTGACACGAGCGGTTCAATGCACGGAACACCTGAAACTGTTGCCAAGACACTTTGTTTCGCCATTTTGAAAATCGCCATTCGTTATAACCGAAAGTGTTATCTCATTTCGTTTTCGACAGGTATTGAAACGCTTAACCTGACAGATTTGAAAAACTCTTTGGATAAAATCATTTCTTTTCTTTCAATGAGTTTTCACGGTGGCACAGACGCAACTCCTGCTATGAGAGAAGCACTTAGAATGTTAACAACTCAGGACTACAAAAAGGCAGACGTGATAATGGTTTCCGACTTTGTGATGTCTGCATTTGACAAAACAACACAAGACAAAGTAAAATCAGCGAAAGACAACAAAACAAAATTTCATAGTTTGGTAATTGGTAACAGCCAAAATCCTGCGACAATTAAGGACTTTGACAGTAATTGGTTTTACGACTTGAACAATCCAAAGAGCTTATTGACACTCATTAAAAACATTAACGAACTATGA
- a CDS encoding Fic family protein, whose translation MAKYIYEYENWTEFTWREKSINALFGEVRNLQGKIIGQMNTLGFATKEQATLTTLTLDIIKSSEIEGEKLDYDQVRSSIARRLGINTAGLIPSNRNVDGVVEMMLDATQNYQNPLTNTQLFGWHSALFPTRYSGMHKIAVGRYRIGEMQIVSGAMGKEKVHYDAVPASSVKEEMDMFLKWFNDNSPTDPVLKSAIAHFWFIIIHPFDDGNGRIARAISDLMLARADKTSERYYSMSNQILIERKQYYEVLQKVQHSSGDITEWLDWFLNCLKNSLLATDTTLQKILRKTEFWKIHEKTEFNERQRLVLNRLFDGFDGKLKSSKWAKIAKCSPDTALRDIKDLIDKGILRQEHQGGRSTNYELANF comes from the coding sequence GTGGCTAAATACATTTACGAATACGAAAATTGGACAGAATTCACTTGGCGTGAAAAATCCATAAATGCACTATTTGGGGAAGTTCGCAATCTGCAAGGCAAGATTATAGGGCAGATGAATACACTTGGTTTTGCCACAAAAGAACAGGCAACACTCACTACACTGACACTTGACATTATTAAATCATCTGAAATAGAAGGAGAAAAACTCGACTATGACCAAGTTCGTTCGTCAATTGCAAGAAGACTTGGCATAAATACCGCCGGGCTTATTCCATCCAATAGAAATGTGGATGGCGTTGTAGAGATGATGCTTGATGCAACTCAGAATTATCAAAACCCACTCACAAACACGCAACTGTTTGGCTGGCATTCGGCACTTTTTCCAACTAGATATAGCGGAATGCACAAAATAGCGGTTGGTCGCTATCGAATAGGTGAAATGCAAATCGTTTCAGGTGCTATGGGAAAAGAAAAAGTTCATTACGATGCAGTTCCTGCAAGCAGTGTAAAAGAAGAAATGGATATGTTCTTAAAATGGTTTAATGACAACTCCCCAACTGACCCTGTACTAAAATCTGCAATCGCTCATTTTTGGTTTATCATCATTCACCCCTTTGACGATGGAAACGGAAGAATTGCAAGAGCGATATCAGATTTAATGCTTGCCCGTGCAGACAAAACATCTGAACGATATTATAGCATGTCAAACCAAATTTTGATTGAACGAAAGCAATATTATGAGGTTTTGCAAAAAGTTCAACACAGCAGTGGCGATATAACAGAATGGTTAGACTGGTTTTTAAATTGCCTTAAGAATTCGTTGTTGGCTACAGACACTACTCTGCAAAAAATATTGCGTAAAACTGAATTTTGGAAAATTCACGAAAAAACCGAATTTAACGAACGACAGAGATTGGTATTAAATAGGCTCTTTGATGGATTTGATGGGAAACTAAAATCATCCAAGTGGGCAAAAATTGCAAAATGCTCGCCCGACACAGCATTGCGTGACATTAAGGACTTAATTGACAAGGGAATTTTACGCCAAGAGCATCAAGGCGGACGAAGCACAAACTACGAACTTGCCAACTTCTGA
- a CDS encoding O-acetylhomoserine aminocarboxypropyltransferase/cysteine synthase: MPESNGKPRNLRFETLQLHAGQTPDSATNSRAVPIYQTTSYVFNNSEHGANLFALKEFGNIYTRIMNPTTDVLEKRIAALEGGVAALAVSSGQAAQLIAISTIAQAGDNIVSTSYLYGGTYNQFKVTFPRLGIHVKFVEGDNPEDFRKAIDEKTKAIYLETIGNPRFNVPDFAAIAKVAHDAGIPLIVDNTFGAGGYLCRPIEHGADIVVESATKWIGGHGTSIGGVIVDSGNFDWGNGKFPLFTEPSPGYHGLNFNAVFGKGNTNGFPNIAFIIRARVEGLRDLGPALSPFNSFLFIQGLETLSLRVERHVQNALALAKWLEKHEAVEWVSYPGLESHPYHANAKKYLRNGFGGVLSFGVKGGFEAAQAVINNLKLASHLANVGDAKTLIIHPTATTHQQLSAEEQLSAGVTPELLRVSVGIEHIDDIIEDFDYALSKVAVEA; this comes from the coding sequence ATGCCAGAATCCAACGGAAAACCGCGCAATTTGCGCTTCGAAACGCTTCAACTTCATGCCGGGCAAACACCCGATAGCGCCACCAATAGCCGCGCTGTGCCGATTTATCAAACCACTTCGTATGTGTTCAATAACTCCGAACACGGGGCGAATCTTTTTGCGCTGAAGGAATTCGGAAATATCTACACCCGAATTATGAACCCCACCACCGATGTGCTCGAAAAGCGTATTGCCGCGCTTGAAGGCGGTGTGGCGGCACTTGCCGTCTCGAGCGGACAAGCCGCACAGCTCATTGCCATTTCTACCATTGCTCAAGCCGGAGATAATATTGTATCCACAAGCTATCTCTACGGTGGAACCTACAATCAATTTAAGGTGACCTTTCCAAGATTGGGCATACATGTGAAATTTGTTGAAGGCGATAACCCGGAAGATTTCCGCAAGGCGATTGACGAAAAAACCAAGGCCATTTACCTTGAAACCATCGGCAACCCGCGATTCAATGTGCCCGACTTTGCTGCGATTGCAAAGGTCGCTCACGATGCCGGTATTCCGCTCATTGTGGATAATACGTTCGGTGCAGGTGGGTATCTCTGCCGCCCGATTGAACACGGCGCTGATATAGTCGTTGAATCCGCAACCAAGTGGATTGGCGGTCACGGCACAAGCATCGGCGGCGTGATTGTCGATTCCGGAAATTTTGATTGGGGCAACGGCAAATTCCCTCTCTTTACGGAGCCAAGCCCCGGATATCACGGGCTGAATTTCAATGCAGTATTTGGAAAAGGTAATACCAATGGCTTCCCGAATATTGCGTTCATAATACGTGCTCGGGTGGAAGGTTTGCGCGATCTCGGTCCGGCACTTTCACCTTTCAATTCATTCCTCTTTATTCAAGGTCTTGAAACGCTTTCTTTGAGAGTTGAACGGCATGTGCAAAATGCTCTTGCGCTTGCAAAGTGGTTAGAAAAGCACGAAGCCGTTGAGTGGGTGAGTTATCCCGGGCTTGAATCGCACCCGTATCATGCCAACGCAAAGAAATATTTGCGGAACGGATTTGGCGGGGTGCTCTCTTTTGGCGTTAAGGGCGGCTTCGAGGCGGCGCAAGCGGTAATTAACAACCTCAAGCTTGCCAGCCATTTGGCGAATGTAGGCGACGCTAAAACGCTCATCATTCATCCAACGGCAACAACGCATCAACAGCTTTCGGCAGAGGAGCAGCTTTCTGCCGGAGTGACGCCCGAACTCTTGCGCGTATCGGTGGGAATTGAACATATCGATGACATTATCGAAGACTTCGACTACGCGCTCTCAAAAGTGGCGGTTGAAGCCTAA
- a CDS encoding ABC transporter permease produces MKTSIMTQYQLPEDERKKVEELRLAYENPQPANEPLAFSITLSEKILSPIGLWKIGKRKSAALALLVSLSAIGMILIHQSEFFRGLKSLTLSLVLVFISWEDFYALFTTEILEFWVAPIYLVFLTITPIYYCHRKLTRYSKLGLLKSDSMSLSQMAWHEFKKKKIAMLALSITLVLYSIAFLAPFLAPYHPNSQQDFVVTAFQAPMNSMQAMRLNEKLEQPIPLRSEEQFVGRVVNLLIETNFFLYQRGEVYRTIFVNEFHEVGEKIIYKQGSRQKEIPRSMLFGGSLETSLISKSYWMGTDQYGRDIFSRVIYGSRISLSIGFLVILIAITIGTLLGVTAGYLGGITDMVIMRLVDVLNAFPRIFLILIIIALFGNSIFLIVLTISLTGWMNVSRLVRGQVLSLKEQEFILAAEALGFNKPRIILHHLLPNALTPVIIAATLSIGGIILTEAALSFLGLGVQPPTASWGNIISEGRDNLLNHWWISTFPGLAIVLTVVCFNLVGDGVRDALDPRQRT; encoded by the coding sequence ATGAAGACATCGATTATGACTCAATATCAATTGCCTGAAGACGAGAGAAAAAAAGTAGAAGAGCTCCGCTTGGCTTATGAAAACCCACAACCTGCTAATGAACCCCTTGCTTTTTCAATCACCCTGAGTGAAAAAATTCTTTCACCAATAGGGCTTTGGAAAATCGGGAAACGCAAAAGTGCTGCCCTTGCACTATTGGTTTCGCTCTCAGCCATCGGTATGATTTTGATTCACCAAAGTGAATTTTTTAGGGGGCTTAAATCGCTCACATTATCTTTAGTGCTCGTTTTCATTTCTTGGGAAGATTTTTATGCCCTCTTTACAACTGAAATTCTCGAATTTTGGGTCGCCCCGATTTATCTTGTTTTTCTTACCATCACCCCGATTTACTATTGTCATCGAAAGCTCACGCGTTACTCCAAACTCGGGTTGCTCAAGAGCGATAGCATGAGTCTTTCACAAATGGCGTGGCATGAATTCAAAAAGAAAAAGATTGCGATGCTCGCGCTTTCGATAACATTGGTGCTTTATTCCATTGCTTTTTTGGCTCCTTTTCTTGCTCCTTATCACCCGAATTCACAACAAGATTTTGTGGTAACGGCCTTTCAAGCGCCAATGAATTCAATGCAAGCGATGAGGCTTAATGAAAAGCTTGAACAGCCGATTCCTCTACGCAGTGAAGAGCAATTTGTAGGAAGGGTTGTGAATTTGTTGATAGAAACCAATTTTTTTCTTTATCAGCGAGGTGAGGTTTACAGAACAATTTTCGTCAACGAATTTCATGAAGTGGGTGAAAAAATTATCTATAAACAAGGCTCACGGCAAAAGGAAATTCCGCGTTCAATGCTTTTTGGAGGCTCACTTGAAACAAGCCTTATTTCGAAAAGCTATTGGATGGGTACCGATCAGTATGGGCGCGATATTTTCAGCCGCGTCATCTATGGCTCTCGCATTTCACTTTCCATCGGATTTTTGGTGATTCTTATTGCAATCACCATCGGTACACTGCTTGGGGTAACGGCGGGTTACTTGGGTGGAATTACGGATATGGTCATTATGAGGCTCGTGGATGTCTTAAATGCCTTTCCGAGAATCTTCCTCATCCTTATCATTATTGCCCTTTTTGGGAATTCAATCTTTTTGATTGTTCTTACCATTTCTCTGACGGGCTGGATGAATGTCTCACGGCTGGTGCGTGGACAAGTACTTTCACTGAAAGAGCAAGAGTTTATTTTAGCGGCCGAAGCGTTGGGGTTCAATAAACCGCGAATCATTTTGCATCATTTGTTACCCAACGCTTTAACTCCCGTGATTATTGCCGCAACGCTAAGTATCGGCGGAATTATTTTAACCGAAGCGGCGCTATCTTTTTTGGGCTTAGGCGTACAGCCTCCCACGGCGAGTTGGGGAAATATTATTAGTGAAGGGCGAGATAATCTTTTGAATCATTGGTGGATTTCTACCTTCCCGGGGCTTGCAATTGTGCTCACCGTCGTTTGTTTTAATTTGGTGGGTGATGGCGTTCGAGATGCGCTTGACCCGAGGCAAAGAACTTAG
- a CDS encoding porin family protein: MKHTRSIFFGLLFFFLGFQPTQAQIKFEPNVGINLGVMSGNLFSSMGTSQGYLGYQAGVKASITMIPFVDLHAELVYTRSGDTREVELQSVSGNEFNSNQFALSYFSLPFGATYSLTRSLKITGGLYGSILSSASLTSTRRNASGTTEVKNSVTSEFETVDYGAFLGVGLSFFLSICSFGILTG; encoded by the coding sequence ATGAAACACACTCGTTCTATTTTTTTCGGTCTCCTATTCTTTTTCTTAGGCTTTCAACCTACTCAAGCCCAAATCAAATTTGAACCAAATGTAGGGATAAACCTTGGCGTTATGAGTGGAAATTTGTTTTCTTCAATGGGAACATCGCAAGGTTACTTGGGTTATCAAGCAGGAGTGAAAGCAAGCATTACAATGATACCCTTTGTGGATTTGCATGCCGAGCTTGTTTATACCCGTTCAGGAGATACGCGAGAAGTTGAATTACAGTCAGTATCCGGAAACGAATTCAATTCGAATCAATTTGCACTATCCTACTTTTCTTTACCATTTGGCGCAACCTATTCTTTAACGCGATCTTTGAAAATTACCGGAGGCCTTTATGGCTCGATTCTTAGCAGTGCCTCGCTGACTTCAACTCGGCGAAATGCAAGTGGCACAACTGAGGTGAAAAACTCTGTAACAAGCGAATTTGAAACCGTTGATTACGGTGCATTTCTTGGCGTGGGGCTAAGCTTTTTTTTATCTATTTGCAGCTTCGGTATTCTCACGGGTTAA
- a CDS encoding AAA family ATPase, with amino-acid sequence MTVKPKITELLKRLNDGVIEKEEVIALSLLSSVAGESIFLLGAPGVAKSLVARRLKYAYKDGSSFEYLMNRFSTPDEIFGPVSISQLKDHDKYERIIKNYLPTATVVFLDEIWKAGPSIQNALLTVLNEKIYRNGEQEVQVPMKALISASNELPSKGEGLEALWDRFLVRLIVDGVKDKQSFNDMISKTLNSYSDTVGEALKISDDEYKKWNKQIDEIEILENVFNVIHVIRSFIDLHNQREENKQNPIYISDRRWRKIVRLLRTSAFLNDRKMVDLMDCFLIKDCLWNETEQIQTVSQFVKDAIQKHGYNLSLNMSSISDELKDFWKEVLEETSHMKKVQIPKIYYQHFYFIEGFDRPLIKISDYNQLGDDYINVTFYQNSNEDWQRRNYPQNFRIKLSNKPNNIVHDGQLRKIETTDSEKPATKRPHPAVKKDWDKRVKVVLTTTSNLKSRIDSFKSNDLKHIRTNLFVNESYAEIVEDNLRQLQNEIEKLEVEVSRIQHFYENVEHDVFIDSALLSLTNGKSDFALSELTDEFEEWIFEQLQNLEITNSNEFLSNDLNFYLNNTDIDEDLYNELIEAIENRLDNGQ; translated from the coding sequence ATGACAGTAAAACCCAAAATCACAGAACTACTCAAACGACTTAATGACGGAGTAATTGAAAAGGAAGAAGTAATCGCTTTATCTCTGCTTTCTTCAGTTGCAGGAGAAAGTATTTTTCTTTTGGGTGCACCGGGAGTAGCAAAATCCTTGGTTGCAAGACGACTTAAATACGCTTACAAAGACGGCAGTTCATTTGAATATCTTATGAACCGCTTTAGCACACCAGACGAAATATTTGGACCCGTTTCAATTTCCCAACTTAAAGACCACGACAAATACGAGAGAATTATAAAAAATTACTTACCGACAGCAACGGTTGTTTTCCTTGACGAAATTTGGAAAGCGGGACCTTCAATACAAAACGCTTTACTAACCGTTCTTAACGAGAAAATATACCGAAACGGAGAGCAGGAAGTTCAAGTGCCGATGAAAGCACTTATTTCAGCTTCAAACGAATTGCCAAGCAAAGGCGAAGGACTTGAAGCCCTTTGGGATAGATTTCTTGTTCGCTTAATTGTTGATGGTGTAAAGGACAAGCAGAGTTTCAATGACATGATTTCAAAGACATTGAACTCATACAGCGACACCGTTGGTGAAGCATTGAAAATTTCTGATGACGAATACAAAAAGTGGAACAAACAAATTGACGAAATAGAAATTCTCGAAAATGTATTCAATGTAATTCACGTTATCAGGAGTTTTATAGACCTACACAATCAGCGAGAAGAAAACAAACAAAATCCGATTTACATTTCAGACCGTAGGTGGAGAAAAATTGTTAGACTTCTTAGGACTTCTGCATTTCTCAATGACCGTAAAATGGTTGATTTGATGGATTGCTTTTTAATTAAGGATTGTCTTTGGAATGAGACAGAACAAATTCAAACTGTTTCTCAGTTTGTTAAGGACGCTATCCAAAAACACGGATATAATCTTTCATTAAATATGAGTTCAATTTCAGACGAGTTGAAAGACTTTTGGAAAGAAGTGCTTGAAGAAACAAGTCACATGAAAAAAGTTCAAATACCCAAAATTTATTATCAGCATTTCTATTTCATTGAAGGTTTTGACCGACCTCTCATAAAAATTTCAGACTATAATCAATTAGGTGACGACTACATTAATGTAACATTCTATCAAAATTCAAATGAGGATTGGCAAAGAAGAAATTACCCGCAGAATTTTAGAATTAAATTAAGTAATAAGCCCAACAACATTGTTCATGATGGTCAACTAAGAAAAATTGAAACAACAGACAGTGAAAAACCTGCAACTAAAAGACCACACCCTGCGGTTAAAAAAGATTGGGATAAACGAGTAAAAGTAGTTCTCACAACTACAAGTAACCTCAAATCAAGAATAGATAGTTTTAAAAGTAATGACTTAAAGCATATTAGAACAAATCTATTTGTAAATGAATCCTATGCAGAAATTGTCGAAGACAACCTAAGACAACTTCAAAATGAAATTGAAAAATTAGAAGTTGAAGTGAGTAGAATTCAACATTTTTACGAAAATGTCGAACATGATGTTTTCATTGATTCTGCATTGCTTAGTTTGACAAATGGGAAAAGCGATTTTGCCCTATCAGAATTGACAGATGAATTTGAAGAGTGGATTTTCGAACAATTGCAAAATCTTGAGATTACAAATTCAAATGAATTTCTAAGCAACGACTTGAATTTCTATTTGAATAATACTGACATAGATGAAGACCTTTATAATGAACTTATAGAAGCTATCGAAAACCGATTAGATAATGGACAATAA
- a CDS encoding TetR/AcrR family transcriptional regulator: MSSLKVNLQRKKESKKYSLRIERLRRMGGFTFRPTGRSETQYSYFRNDMRLKEVKQKLIVEASVQVFSTKGFHEAKMQDIADAAGVGKGTLYEYFSTKEELFLAVYDSWIDEYENEMTEAATSSSIALSQADAMIDKTVEFYEKHAQHAAILLEFWAHALRSQNPLFLERIRSMKSRLALLGGKVTEKLVKEGAFVEMDVASFTKLELAMSDGVFLQWILDGKSYSLKDAYKFRQSLIGTGLMATPLRKLLSLKTASKLKAGFLGKAANTKRTKSSIKEKAKKFISHSLDKLKS; the protein is encoded by the coding sequence ATGTCTTCATTAAAAGTCAATTTGCAAAGAAAGAAAGAATCAAAAAAATATTCTTTAAGAATTGAACGATTGAGAAGAATGGGAGGTTTTACTTTCCGACCGACGGGTCGGTCAGAAACTCAATACTCGTACTTTAGAAATGATATGAGGTTAAAAGAAGTCAAACAAAAGCTTATCGTTGAGGCTTCGGTTCAGGTGTTTTCGACAAAAGGATTTCACGAAGCCAAAATGCAGGACATTGCTGATGCCGCGGGGGTCGGAAAAGGTACACTGTATGAATATTTCTCTACCAAAGAAGAGCTTTTTTTAGCCGTTTATGATTCTTGGATTGATGAATACGAAAATGAGATGACGGAGGCAGCGACGAGTTCATCGATTGCGCTCTCACAAGCTGATGCGATGATTGATAAAACGGTTGAATTTTATGAAAAGCATGCACAGCACGCGGCAATTCTCCTTGAATTCTGGGCACACGCGCTTCGCTCTCAAAATCCTCTTTTTTTGGAACGCATTCGCTCGATGAAATCACGCCTTGCATTGCTTGGCGGTAAAGTCACTGAAAAGCTGGTTAAAGAAGGTGCTTTTGTTGAGATGGATGTGGCTTCATTCACAAAGCTTGAACTTGCAATGTCAGACGGGGTTTTTCTTCAATGGATTCTTGATGGAAAGTCCTACTCACTGAAAGATGCCTATAAATTTAGGCAATCCCTTATCGGCACAGGGTTAATGGCCACACCGCTTCGCAAACTCCTCTCTCTCAAAACCGCCTCAAAATTAAAAGCGGGCTTTTTAGGGAAAGCTGCGAATACAAAACGAACGAAGAGCTCCATTAAAGAAAAAGCAAAAAAATTTATTTCTCATTCACTTGATAAACTTAAGTCGTAA